A genomic stretch from Streptococcus oralis includes:
- a CDS encoding ASCH domain-containing protein gives MTPQEMWKAYKQINPSIGDEIDAWAFGVEADLLADLVLKGEKTATASAYDLYALEGESLPQEGTFDVILDSQNQAVCIVEITKVSVQPFHQVSADHAFKEGEGDKSLAYWRQVHEDCFADWLREAGLTFTPDSKVVLEEFRKVYPL, from the coding sequence ATGACACCTCAAGAAATGTGGAAAGCATACAAGCAAATCAACCCCTCTATCGGCGATGAGATAGATGCCTGGGCTTTTGGAGTGGAAGCCGATCTCTTGGCAGATTTGGTTTTAAAAGGCGAAAAGACAGCAACCGCCTCAGCCTACGATCTCTACGCATTAGAAGGCGAATCTCTACCGCAAGAAGGGACATTTGACGTCATTTTAGATAGTCAAAATCAGGCTGTCTGCATTGTCGAAATTACAAAGGTTTCCGTTCAGCCCTTTCATCAAGTTTCTGCTGACCATGCCTTTAAGGAAGGGGAAGGTGACAAATCCCTAGCCTATTGGCGTCAGGTTCATGAGGACTGTTTCGCTGACTGGCTGAGAGAGGCAGGACTAACTTTTACGCCTGACAGCAAGGTCGTTTTGGAAGAGTTTCGCAAGGTCTACCCTCTGTAG
- a CDS encoding M1 family metallopeptidase, translated as MQAVEHFITQFVPEHYDLFLDLSRETKTFSGKVTITGQAQGDRISLHQKDLEIASVEVAGQARPFTVDHDNEALHIELAEAGQVELIIVFSGKITDNMTGIYPSYYTVDGVKKEVLSTQFESHFAREAFPCVDEPEAKATFDLSLRFDQAEGELALSNMPEIDVENRKETGIWKFETTPRMSSYLLAFGAGDLQGVTAKTKNGTLVGVYSTKAHPLSNLDFSLDIAVRSIEFYEDYYGVKYPIPQSLHIALPDFSAGAMENWGLVTYREVYLVVDENSTFASRQQVALVIAHELAHQWFGNLVTMKWWDDLWLNESFANMMEYVCVDAIEPTWNIFEDFQTGGVPGALKRDATDGVQSVHVEVKHPDEINTLFDGAIVYAKGSRLMHMLRRWLGDADFAKGLHAYFEKHQYGNTIGRDLWNALGQASGRDVAAFMDSWLEQPGYPVLTVKVENDVLKISQKQFFIGEHEDKNRLWVVPLNSNWKGLPDTLETESIEIPGYAALLAENEGALRLNTENTAHYITDYQGDLLEAVLAELETLDNTSKLQIVQERRLLAEAGHISYADLLPVLDKLAKEESYLVVSAVSQVISALERFIDEGTETEKSFNRLVAKLARHNYDRLGFEAKDGESDEDELVRQLTISMMIRSNDAEASQVASQIFATHKENLAGLPAAIRAQVLINEMKHHETKDLVATYLDLYTHATDAVFKRQLAGALAYSKDTDNIQTLISSWKDKFVVKPQDLSSWYLQFLGHQATQETVWVWARENWDWIKAALGGDMSFDSFVIFPSHIFKTDQRLAEYKEFFEPQLSDLALSRNIKMGIKDIAARVDLIKREKAAVEAVVAQYAKA; from the coding sequence ATGCAAGCAGTTGAACATTTTATTACGCAATTTGTTCCTGAACACTATGATTTATTTTTAGACTTGAGTCGTGAGACCAAGACGTTTTCTGGGAAGGTGACCATTACTGGTCAAGCACAGGGTGACCGTATTTCCCTTCACCAAAAAGACTTGGAAATCGCTTCTGTAGAAGTTGCGGGTCAAGCTCGTCCGTTTACAGTTGACCATGACAATGAAGCCCTTCATATCGAATTGGCTGAGGCTGGTCAAGTTGAATTGATTATTGTTTTTTCAGGAAAAATTACAGACAACATGACAGGGATTTACCCTTCTTACTACACAGTTGATGGAGTGAAGAAGGAAGTCTTGTCTACTCAGTTCGAGAGCCATTTTGCGCGTGAAGCCTTCCCATGTGTGGACGAGCCTGAAGCCAAAGCAACTTTTGATCTTTCTCTACGTTTTGACCAAGCAGAAGGTGAATTGGCCTTGTCAAACATGCCAGAAATTGATGTTGAAAACCGTAAGGAAACGGGTATCTGGAAGTTTGAGACAACACCTCGCATGTCTTCTTACTTGTTAGCCTTTGGTGCTGGTGATTTACAGGGGGTAACAGCTAAAACTAAAAACGGTACCCTCGTAGGTGTCTACTCAACCAAAGCCCACCCACTATCTAACCTTGATTTCTCACTAGACATCGCCGTTCGCTCAATCGAGTTTTACGAAGATTACTACGGAGTTAAGTATCCAATTCCTCAATCTCTCCATATTGCCCTTCCTGATTTCTCAGCAGGTGCTATGGAAAACTGGGGTCTTGTCACTTACCGTGAAGTTTACTTGGTTGTGGATGAGAACTCAACCTTTGCTAGCCGCCAACAAGTTGCCCTTGTTATCGCTCACGAACTTGCCCATCAATGGTTTGGAAACCTTGTGACTATGAAATGGTGGGATGACCTTTGGCTCAATGAAAGCTTCGCTAACATGATGGAATACGTCTGTGTCGATGCCATCGAGCCAACTTGGAATATCTTTGAAGACTTCCAAACAGGTGGTGTGCCGGGAGCACTTAAACGTGATGCGACTGATGGCGTTCAGTCTGTCCACGTCGAAGTTAAACACCCAGATGAAATCAATACGCTCTTTGACGGAGCTATCGTCTATGCCAAAGGAAGTCGCCTCATGCACATGCTTCGTCGTTGGCTCGGCGATGCTGATTTTGCTAAAGGTTTGCATGCCTACTTTGAAAAACACCAATATGGAAATACCATTGGTCGTGACCTATGGAATGCCCTTGGACAAGCGTCTGGTCGTGATGTGGCAGCCTTCATGGATTCTTGGTTGGAGCAACCTGGTTATCCAGTTCTTACTGTTAAAGTTGAGAATGATGTCTTGAAGATTTCGCAAAAACAATTCTTTATCGGTGAGCACGAAGACAAGAATCGTCTCTGGGTTGTGCCACTCAACAGCAACTGGAAAGGATTACCAGATACACTCGAAACTGAAAGTATTGAAATTCCTGGCTATGCAGCTCTTCTTGCTGAAAATGAAGGAGCTCTTCGTCTCAACACTGAAAATACTGCCCACTACATTACCGACTATCAAGGAGACTTGTTAGAAGCTGTTCTTGCTGAGCTAGAGACACTTGATAATACAAGCAAACTGCAAATCGTGCAAGAACGTCGTTTGCTTGCTGAGGCAGGTCACATTTCTTATGCTGACTTGCTACCTGTGCTTGATAAACTTGCTAAGGAAGAGTCTTACCTTGTGGTTTCAGCTGTTTCTCAAGTGATTTCTGCCCTTGAGCGCTTTATTGATGAAGGAACAGAAACTGAGAAATCCTTTAACCGTCTCGTTGCTAAATTGGCTCGTCATAACTATGACCGTCTTGGTTTTGAAGCTAAAGATGGTGAATCAGATGAAGATGAATTGGTTCGTCAGTTGACCATTTCCATGATGATTCGCTCCAATGATGCAGAAGCTAGTCAAGTCGCTAGCCAAATCTTTGCGACTCACAAGGAAAATCTTGCAGGACTTCCAGCAGCAATTCGCGCTCAAGTTCTCATCAATGAAATGAAACACCATGAGACCAAGGATTTGGTGGCAACTTATCTGGACCTCTACACTCATGCGACGGATGCAGTCTTCAAACGTCAGTTGGCAGGGGCTCTTGCCTATAGTAAAGATACGGATAATATCCAAACCTTGATTAGTTCATGGAAAGATAAATTTGTGGTGAAACCACAAGACCTTTCTTCATGGTATCTCCAATTCCTAGGACACCAAGCTACCCAAGAAACTGTTTGGGTTTGGGCGCGTGAAAACTGGGACTGGATTAAGGCAGCCCTTGGTGGTGATATGAGCTTTGATAGCTTTGTCATCTTCCCATCGCATATCTTTAAAACAGATCAACGCTTGGCAGAGTACAAGGAATTCTTTGAACCACAACTCTCTGACCTTGCTCTTAGCCGTAATATCAAGATGGGAATCAAGGATATTGCAGCGCGTGTTGACTTGATTAAGCGTGAGAAAGCGGCAGTAGAAGCTGTTGTAGCCCAATATGCTAAAGCTTAA
- a CDS encoding sensor histidine kinase, with product MFNKLKKTWYADDFSYFIRNFGVFTLIFSAMTLIILQVMHSSLYTSVDEKLQALSTSPQAVIQLALNRATEEVKDIQPATADASKAEIKPNVSSNTEVLLFDKDFNQLLLGNRFLGLDKIKLDKKELNHIRQIQVVNSYGQEETYRMILMETNSSTVSSNVKYAAVLINTSQLEQISQNHEHLIVVVMASFWLLSLIASVYLARVSVKPLLESMQKQKSFVENASHELRTPLAVLQNRLETLFRKPEATIMESSESIASSLEEVRNMRFLTTNLLNLARRDDGLKPEIAEVSPQFFKTTFTNYELIASENDRVFDYENRIYRPFMTDQLLLKQLMTILFDNAIKYTEEDGKIEFVVYATDRHLYLTVADNGIGISAADKKKIFDRFYRVDKARTRQKGGFGLGLSLAKQIVDALRGTISVKDNKPRGTIFEVKVAIQSPPKRKNK from the coding sequence ATGTTCAATAAACTAAAAAAAACATGGTATGCGGATGATTTCAGTTATTTCATTCGAAACTTTGGAGTGTTCACCCTGATCTTCTCTGCTATGACCTTGATTATCCTTCAGGTCATGCACTCGAGTCTCTACACTTCTGTAGATGAAAAACTACAAGCCCTTAGCACTAGCCCTCAAGCTGTCATCCAATTAGCCCTTAATCGGGCAACTGAAGAAGTCAAAGATATTCAACCAGCAACAGCGGATGCCAGCAAGGCTGAAATCAAGCCCAATGTCAGCTCCAATACGGAAGTCTTGCTCTTTGACAAGGATTTTAACCAACTCTTACTGGGTAACCGCTTTTTAGGCTTGGACAAGATCAAACTGGACAAGAAAGAGTTGAATCATATTCGGCAAATCCAAGTTGTCAATAGCTACGGTCAGGAAGAAACCTACCGAATGATCTTGATGGAAACAAATTCGTCCACTGTTTCAAGCAATGTTAAATATGCGGCGGTTCTAATCAATACCAGCCAGCTTGAGCAAATCAGCCAAAATCACGAGCATTTAATTGTTGTAGTCATGGCTAGTTTCTGGCTCCTGTCTTTAATTGCCAGTGTTTACTTGGCACGTGTCAGTGTCAAACCCTTGCTGGAAAGTATGCAAAAGCAGAAGTCCTTTGTTGAAAATGCAAGCCACGAACTGAGAACACCTTTGGCTGTTTTACAAAATCGTTTAGAGACTCTCTTTCGAAAACCAGAAGCGACGATCATGGAATCCAGCGAAAGTATTGCTTCTAGCCTCGAAGAAGTTCGGAATATGCGTTTCCTTACAACCAACCTTCTCAATTTAGCACGTCGAGATGATGGACTTAAGCCAGAAATAGCAGAAGTTTCTCCACAATTCTTTAAAACCACCTTTACCAACTATGAGTTAATTGCTTCTGAAAATGATCGAGTTTTTGACTATGAAAATCGGATTTATCGTCCCTTCATGACCGATCAGTTGCTCTTAAAACAACTCATGACCATCTTGTTTGATAATGCCATCAAGTATACCGAAGAAGATGGAAAAATTGAGTTTGTGGTTTATGCTACAGATCGCCACCTCTATCTAACAGTAGCGGATAATGGGATTGGAATCTCAGCTGCTGACAAGAAGAAAATCTTTGACCGTTTTTACCGTGTAGACAAGGCGAGAACCCGTCAGAAAGGTGGCTTTGGCCTTGGATTATCTTTGGCCAAGCAGATTGTTGATGCCTTACGAGGAACGATTAGCGTAAAAGATAACAAACCTAGAGGAACGATTTTTGAAGTTAAAGTCGCTATCCAATCTCCTCCAAAACGAAAGAATAAATAA
- the ciaR gene encoding two-component system response regulator CiaR yields the protein MIKILLVEDDLGLSNSVFDFLDDFADVMQVFDGEEGLYEAESGVYDLILLDLMLPEKNGFQVLKELREKGITTPVLIMTAKESLDDKGHGFELGADDYLTKPFYLEELKMRIQALLKRSGKFNENTLTYGDIVVNLSTNEVKVEDTPVELLGKEFELLVYFLQNQNVILPKTQIFDRLWGFDSDTTISVVEVYVSKVRKKLKGTAFAENLQTLRSVGYILKDVQ from the coding sequence ATGATAAAAATCTTATTAGTAGAAGATGACCTAGGTCTGTCAAACTCAGTATTTGACTTTTTAGATGATTTTGCTGATGTCATGCAGGTCTTTGATGGTGAAGAAGGACTTTACGAAGCTGAGAGTGGCGTTTATGACTTGATTCTGCTTGACCTCATGTTGCCTGAAAAAAATGGCTTCCAAGTTTTGAAAGAATTGCGTGAAAAAGGAATTACAACCCCTGTCCTTATCATGACTGCTAAGGAAAGTTTGGATGACAAGGGACATGGTTTTGAGTTGGGAGCAGATGATTATCTGACCAAGCCTTTCTACCTTGAAGAACTCAAAATGCGGATCCAAGCCCTTCTCAAACGTTCAGGTAAGTTTAACGAAAATACCTTGACCTATGGGGATATTGTCGTCAACCTTTCAACGAATGAAGTAAAAGTGGAAGATACTCCTGTGGAACTGCTTGGAAAAGAGTTTGAGTTATTGGTTTACTTCCTTCAAAATCAAAATGTCATTCTTCCCAAGACACAAATTTTTGACCGTCTATGGGGATTTGATAGCGATACGACTATTTCCGTTGTAGAAGTCTATGTCTCAAAAGTTCGTAAGAAATTGAAGGGGACAGCCTTTGCTGAGAATCTTCAAACCTTGCGTAGTGTCGGGTATATTTTAAAAGATGTTCAATAA
- a CDS encoding DUF3270 domain-containing protein: MPARKLEAYEFEQIPESKQTPLYQDYTPEAPVGPGLKEILFFVNIACFCIFMALFSFIFLALKLNTALSFIVAMGTSFALLQLQRKIIKQKILK; this comes from the coding sequence ATGCCCGCAAGAAAATTAGAAGCTTATGAGTTTGAACAAATTCCCGAATCAAAACAAACTCCGCTTTATCAAGATTATACACCGGAAGCCCCAGTCGGCCCTGGCTTAAAAGAGATTTTATTTTTTGTAAATATTGCTTGTTTTTGTATTTTTATGGCACTTTTTAGTTTTATCTTTTTGGCCTTAAAACTAAATACAGCTTTATCATTTATTGTTGCTATGGGAACAAGCTTCGCACTTTTACAACTTCAACGAAAGATTATTAAACAAAAGATTCTAAAATAA
- a CDS encoding DUF6707 family protein, translating to MNVKELIEEVENDAELVSYLNLVPKKNKKTQMDAMHVLNRLSYILYLSDNTALAQSMIDKMVQVNFDGDYRYWEPVQNSALLAILIDEEKYLTQVRDRILYALNYSDEVSVFGKRKVHKRFLTGFRLNSLQTELEKAKDEVSQMNKRMGILFHLLYLKTFSNELEIDRDLVNNEIQSMILILRDYILINGFKQLYPFK from the coding sequence ATGAATGTTAAAGAACTAATCGAAGAGGTTGAAAACGATGCTGAGTTAGTATCGTATTTAAACCTGGTCCCCAAAAAGAATAAAAAAACTCAGATGGATGCTATGCATGTTCTCAATCGCTTAAGTTATATCTTGTATCTGTCCGATAATACTGCTTTAGCTCAGTCAATGATTGATAAAATGGTTCAAGTTAACTTTGACGGTGATTATCGCTATTGGGAACCTGTGCAAAATTCTGCTTTACTGGCTATTCTGATAGATGAAGAAAAATATCTAACACAAGTAAGAGATAGGATTCTCTATGCATTAAATTATAGTGATGAAGTGAGTGTATTTGGGAAAAGAAAGGTACACAAACGTTTTTTGACAGGTTTTAGATTAAACTCTCTTCAAACAGAGTTAGAGAAAGCCAAGGATGAAGTTTCGCAAATGAATAAAAGAATGGGAATCTTATTTCATTTATTGTATTTAAAAACTTTTTCCAATGAATTGGAAATCGATCGGGATTTAGTTAATAATGAGATTCAAAGCATGATTTTAATTCTTCGTGACTATATTTTAATAAATGGATTTAAGCAACTCTATCCCTTTAAATAA